From a region of the Mytilus galloprovincialis chromosome 3, xbMytGall1.hap1.1, whole genome shotgun sequence genome:
- the LOC143068595 gene encoding uncharacterized protein LOC143068595: MRMFIVLVGCCLTAVYCQKQQAEPLYPQYQGPEWALVNGGNPMEMLGGQGGQGGQGGGQGGQGGQGGGNLPLYEQYLPVGSQGGGPNSPIQEIYLPGGGQGGAGNGPQFEIITGLGQGGGQGGNQGGGQGGNQGGGGGGQGMSPYPEPMNGPGGQGGMGGLDPAQFGHLPADIQQLFGGNGGGNGGGNAGGGGGGAGNPPFDISQLLSGNGGQGKQQAYLIIPMDKNAALGQGGGQQQPNGLDPLFADPLGQASPAGQNPGQPGCQGQGCVDPLLDPSMGGQSLPAQGQAPGGCPGPNCGPDPLADPLALDPLSGSLSPDPNGQFVDIIDTIPLPADNAPMSQDPPSKKSYSKSYDKKTYGKSYEKPKSYGKSYEKPKTYAKPYAKPKPYGMKYDKPRTYAKSYQKQNTYAKPYAQPRKTYGKPTYAKKSYGVVTYGKKSYGKPMTYGLSYGQPKPYGQPKPYGQPKPYGKPKPYAKPRTYARVYAKPRTYSKQTYAKPQAYGKTYNKKPTYGYAKPKSYGNSYKKRKGGY; this comes from the exons ATGAGGATGTTCATCGTATTAGTCGGGTGTTGTTTGACAGCTGTATATTGCCAAAAGCAACAAGCCGAACCTTTATATCCACAATATCAAGGACCAGAGTGGGCATTGGTAAATGGGGGTAATCCTATGGAGATGCTAGGAGGTCAAGGAGGCCAAGGTGGTCAAGGAGGAGGTCAAGGAGGTCAAGGAGGTCAAGGAGGAGGGAATCTACCTCTCTATGAACAATATCTACCAGTAGGATCACAGGGAGGAGGACCAAACAGTCCTATCCAGGAAATATATCTTCCTGGAGGAGGACAAGGTGGTGCAGGGAATGGTCCACAATTTGAAATAATAACTGGATTAGGTCAAGGAGGAGGTCAAGGTGGCAATCAAGGAGGAGGCCAAGGCGGCAATCAAGGAGGTGGAGGCGGAGGACAAGGGATGTCACCATATCCAGAACCAATGAATGGTCCAGGTGGCCAAGGAGGTATGGGAGGACTTGATCCTGCTCAGTTCGGACACCTCCCTGCTGACATACAACAATTATTTGGTGGAAATGGTGGTGGAAATGGTGGTGGAAATGCTGGCGGTGGTGGTGGTGGAGCCGGAAATCCTCCTTTTGACATATCTCAATTGTTATCTGGAAATGGAGGACAAGGTAAACAACAAGCCTACCTAATCATTCCTATGGATAAAAATGCAGCATTAGGACAGGGAGGTGGGCAACAACAACCAAATGGGCTCGATCCTCTCTTCGCAGATCCACTTGGACAGGCTTCACCGGCTGGTCAAAATCCAGGTCAACCAGGATGCCAAGGACAAGGTTGTGTAGATCCTTTACTGGACCCATCAATGGGAGGTCAGAGTCTACCCGCACAGGGTCAAGCTCCAGGAGGTTGTCCAGGACCAAATTGCGGTCCTGATCCATTGGCAGATCCTTTGGCGCTTGATCCCTTAAGCGGATCTTTATCACCTGATCCTAATGGGCAATTTGTTGATATAATCGATACAATTCCGCTACCAGCTGATAATGCTCCAATGTCACAAGATCCACCAAGTAAAAAATCTTAtagtaaatcatatgataaaaaaacatatgGAAAATCTTATGAAAAACCAAAATCGTATGGAAAATCTTATGAAAAACCAAAAACCTATGCTAAACCTTACGCCAAACCAAAACCGTATGGAATGAAATATGATAAACCCCGAACGTATGCTAAATCTTACCAAAAGCAAAACACTTATGCAAAGCCATACGCTCAGCCAAGAAAAACATATGGGAAACCAACTTACGCCAAAAAATCATACGGGGTAGTAACGTACGGAAAAAAGTCATATGGCAAACCAATGACATATGGACTGTCTTACGGACAACCTAAACCCTATGGACAACCTAAACCCTATGGACAACCTAAACCCTATGGAAAACCTAAACCATATGCAAAACCACGTACTTACGCTAGAGTATATGCTAAACCAAGAACATATTCTAAACAAACATATGCCAAACCTCAAGCATACGGAAAAACTTATAACAAAAAACCTACATATGGATATGCCAAACCAAAGTCGTACGGAAATAGTTACAAAAAACGAAAG ggtggatattaa